TTTATAAAAAGATTCGAAAGAAGAAATCTGGATGATGTTGTGATGCTATATTTGATAGATGTATTATCTGAGATGGAATGTCAGGAGTTGAAGCCATATCTGGAAAGAATGATGAATTTATATTCTGATGAAAGAGCTTTTCCTATAATATTAGAAGCTTTGTTGAGAATAACTAAAGATGAAAAATATATAGATATTTTATCCACATTTTTAGATGATAAAGGAGATATTCAGGAATTGGCAATAATGGCTTTAGCTGAATTGCCTACGAAAAAAAGTATAAATTATTTATTAAACAAATATATGGAGAATATAACGAAATCAGAGAAAGCTCTTATTCTTGATTCGATTCAAAAAATGATTTTTAAGAAAAGAGAATTATTTAATGAGGTAAAAATTCATCCTGCTGGAGAGGAAATTTCTGAAATGTTGGAGTGGATGTTAAAGTGAATATGGAAATAGGTAGAGATTTATATTTGTTAGGATGTAATGTGTTAGTCAATGAATCTCTTAGATTGCATACAACTTTTAAATTAGGAGGAGTAGTTCCATTATTTGTTATTCCAAAAACCAAAGAAATATTTATAAAGGCAATAATGTATTTAAAGAATAAAAATATTGATTTTAGAATAATAGGTGGAGGAGCAAATCTTATTGTAAAGGATGAATATATGGATTTTGTTGTTGTTAGTACAGAGTTTTTAACAGGTTATAATATTCAAGATGAATATATTTGTTCTGAAGTTGGTATTCCTTTTTCGCGATTATCATATATAGCAATGGAAAATTCGTTATCCGGTTTGGAGTTTGCCTGTGGAATTCCAGGTACTTTGGGTGGAGCATTGTTTATGAATGCGGGAGCATATGGAGGACAGATTTCAAATATTATTAATGAAGTAGAAGTTTTTGATTTAAAAGAAGAAACAATTAAAAAATTAAATAAAAATGAGTTGAGTTTTGATTATAGAAAAAGTATATTTCAGGAAAGGAGATATATAGCTTTAAGTGCGAAGCTAAAGATGGTTAAGAAAGAAAAACATAAAATCAATAAAAAAATGAAAGATATGTCTATTAAAAGATGGGAAAAACAGCCTCTCGAATATCCTAGTGCAGGAAGTATATTTAAGAGGCCACGTTCGGATTTTTATGTTGGAACCACAATTGAAAAACTGGGATTAAAAGGTTATTCAATCGGGGGAGCGCAAATTTCAAAAAAACATGCGGGTTTTATCATAAATAAAGGAAATGCAAAATTTTCGGACGTATTAAACCTTATAAATTATGTAAAGAAAACAGTAAAAAATGAATATAATGTAGAATTAGAAATAGAACCAGAAATATGGGAATAATGAAAGATGCTTATTGTAATTCTTTTAATTCTTTCTTAGATAATTCTTTTGATTCTTTTCCTTGTTCTATCCAATCAGGATGCAAAGGCATTGAAATAACTTTTTCAAACATTTGTTTAGCTTTATCATATTTTTTCCATATTTTATATAAAATTCCCAATTCATAGTATGTGTTAACATATCCTGGCTCTATTTCGGCAGCTTTTAATAAATATTTTTCGGATTTTTTGTAATCATTTAATGGCCATGGGACATCTCTATATCTCATTCCAAGAGCAATATATGCAGTATACAATGTCGGGTCAAGTTTTATAGCTTGCTTTATATGAGTATCAAAATCTCCAAGCATAAACAAGCTGGAAACAATACCCTTATATTGGGCAAGACGGCCAATCGCAGCTCCTAAAGCATAATGAGAATAGCCGAT
This is a stretch of genomic DNA from Marinitoga sp. 1197. It encodes these proteins:
- the murB gene encoding UDP-N-acetylmuramate dehydrogenase; translation: MEIGRDLYLLGCNVLVNESLRLHTTFKLGGVVPLFVIPKTKEIFIKAIMYLKNKNIDFRIIGGGANLIVKDEYMDFVVVSTEFLTGYNIQDEYICSEVGIPFSRLSYIAMENSLSGLEFACGIPGTLGGALFMNAGAYGGQISNIINEVEVFDLKEETIKKLNKNELSFDYRKSIFQERRYIALSAKLKMVKKEKHKINKKMKDMSIKRWEKQPLEYPSAGSIFKRPRSDFYVGTTIEKLGLKGYSIGGAQISKKHAGFIINKGNAKFSDVLNLINYVKKTVKNEYNVELEIEPEIWE
- a CDS encoding tetratricopeptide repeat protein, with translation MRKTIIILLFLFLFINTFAQSFTKLYSEFKVINSYHKIHEMKILLEELSSYTNDASILALYCNALTEYANWGVDKNKKEEIYQKAVEIGKKAVELNPNIGYSHYALGAAIGRLAQYKGIVSSLFMLGDFDTHIKQAIKLDPTLYTAYIALGMRYRDVPWPLNDYKKSEKYLLKAAEIEPGYVNTYYELGILYKIWKKYDKAKQMFEKVISMPLHPDWIEQGKESKELSKKELKELQ